From a single Candidatus Defluviilinea gracilis genomic region:
- a CDS encoding ATP-grasp domain-containing protein has translation MKTALILGAGIYQVPLIRKAKEMGMRALVVSAAGNYPGFKLADKACHIDTTDVRSIVQLARDENVDCICTTGTDAAVRALGVVCDALELPGISENAGALATNKREMKRRFESAGVCTARFREVSSLEELRQAFDLFEKPVICKAVDTSGSRGIIRVDAADDLPHAFEYVMRATRQKYFLVEEFISGVEFGAQAAVIDGETQFVMPHGDILYHGKTDVPIGHYVPYSLPDQVKDLVWTQLDKSIRALGLTTCAINADFILRGDHVYVLEIGARAGATCLPELVSTHYEMDYYAYILELSLGSRPQAQFESRNPCGNLLITSKSGGSLDRVDVDGNGLEIIETVIDYDHGETAPAFRLGPDRLGHVVLKAATEEKIMEDLKLLESRIHVKLLNGRS, from the coding sequence ATGAAAACAGCGCTCATACTTGGGGCTGGTATTTATCAGGTCCCGTTGATCCGTAAAGCCAAAGAAATGGGAATGCGCGCGCTGGTGGTCAGCGCGGCGGGCAATTATCCCGGCTTCAAACTGGCAGACAAAGCCTGTCATATCGATACGACCGATGTGCGGTCAATCGTTCAGTTGGCGCGCGATGAAAATGTGGATTGCATCTGCACCACAGGCACTGATGCGGCAGTCCGCGCATTAGGGGTGGTGTGCGACGCGCTGGAACTGCCCGGGATTTCAGAAAATGCCGGCGCGCTGGCAACAAACAAAAGGGAGATGAAGCGCCGGTTTGAATCCGCCGGGGTCTGCACGGCTCGCTTCCGCGAAGTGTCGAGTTTGGAAGAACTACGTCAGGCATTCGATCTGTTTGAAAAGCCGGTGATCTGCAAAGCGGTCGACACCTCCGGTAGCCGCGGCATTATCCGCGTGGACGCCGCCGACGATCTGCCGCATGCCTTCGAATACGTGATGCGCGCCACGCGCCAGAAATATTTTTTGGTGGAGGAATTCATCAGCGGGGTGGAGTTCGGCGCACAGGCGGCGGTGATCGATGGGGAGACGCAGTTCGTGATGCCGCACGGCGATATTTTGTATCACGGGAAAACGGATGTGCCGATCGGTCACTACGTCCCGTATTCTCTGCCGGATCAGGTGAAAGACCTGGTATGGACCCAACTCGATAAGTCGATCAGGGCGTTGGGGTTGACCACCTGCGCGATCAATGCGGACTTTATCCTGCGCGGCGATCATGTGTATGTGCTGGAGATCGGCGCGCGCGCGGGCGCAACCTGCCTGCCGGAACTGGTTTCCACGCATTATGAAATGGATTATTATGCCTATATCCTCGAACTGAGTTTGGGATCGAGACCTCAGGCGCAATTTGAATCCAGAAACCCCTGCGGGAATCTCCTCATTACGTCTAAATCGGGAGGGAGCTTGGACCGCGTCGATGTGGACGGCAATGGCTTGGAGATCATTGAAACCGTGATCGATTACGATCATGGCGAAACAGCGCCAGCCTTCCGGTTGGGACCCGACCGCCTGGGGCATGTGGTCTTGAAAGCCGCGACGGAAGAAAAGATCATGGAAGATTTGAAACTGTTGGAATCCCGCATCCATGTCAAATTGCTTAACGGCAGATCGTAG